Proteins encoded together in one Vigna angularis cultivar LongXiaoDou No.4 chromosome 5, ASM1680809v1, whole genome shotgun sequence window:
- the LOC108338910 gene encoding E3 ubiquitin-protein ligase RMA1H1, with the protein MALDNLEEVVPQNEKWKSSNEVIADSDINASSGFDCNICLECVQEPVVTLCGHLYCWPCIYKWLHFQRTSFDSEEQQNPQCPVCKSEVSQSSLVPLYGRGLTTRPSKGKTHQVGNVIPQRPHGPRSLSTSRVSQPISQSYHDPYSNPYYTQQFNSVPNGYTSPMLRTSGSLDNSFGIFGEMIYARVFGNQVTNMHPYANSYNLSGISNPRMRRHLMHVDKSLSRISCFLLCCLVLCLLLF; encoded by the coding sequence ATGGCCTTAGATAACTTGGAGGAGGTTGTGCCCCAAAACGAAAAGTGGAAATCTTCCAATGAAGTCATTGCAGATTCTGATATAAACGCCTCGAGTGGCTTTGACTGCAACATCTGCCTTGAGTGTGTGCAAGAACCAGTGGTCACACTCTGTGGTCATCTTTATTGCTGGCCATGCATATACAAATGGCTTCATTTTCAACGTACCTCTTTTGACAGTGAAGAGCAACAGAATCCACAATGTCCAGTATGCAAATCAGAAGTTTCTCAATCCTCCCTTGTTCCATTATATGGCCGTGGCCTTACCACAAGACCTTCTAAGGGGAAAACACATCAAGTTGGGAATGTCATACCACAAAGACCTCATGGTCCCAGATCATTGAGTACCAGCAGGGTTTCCCAACCTATTTCTCAAAGTTATCATGATCCCTATAGTAATCCTTATTATACTCAGCAATTCAACTCAGTTCCAAACGGTTATACCTCACCGATGCTCAGAACAAGTGGTTCACTGGACAACTCATTTGGAATCTTTGGTGAGATGATATATGCAAGGGTGTTTGGTAACCAGGTGACAAACATGCATCCATATGCTAATTCGTACAATCTTTCTGGGATCAGTAACCCAAGGATGAGAAGACATTTAATGCATGTTGATAAATCACTCAGCAGAATAAGTTGTTTCCTCCTATGCTGCCTAGTTTTGTGTCTCCTTTTATTCTGA